A window of the Pseudomonas furukawaii genome harbors these coding sequences:
- a CDS encoding acyl-CoA dehydrogenase family protein: MPSEARQLHQNAESLLDVRLFPVDFGNLTAKVERLARKLAENAVARDRQGGHAHAERELIRESGLLALAIPQRFDGLEKPWPQIYRIVRHLAAADSSLAHLFAFNHLQVATILLHGSTEQQRHWLSRAAHERWFWGNATNGRDLGLQLQKREEHFELNGRKSFCSGALGADALVVSAPRGGSTNERAFLVLPTQREGLAINDDWDAFGQRQTDSGTVQFENVFVDRGELLVSGGQSPRSSLRVCVSQLILTQLYLGNSQAALDGALRYVREQARPWLGTGVNEASEDPFIQKRFGELWLLYRGALLQAELAAERLQQAWDKPALSAAERGEVALLIAEARVASARASLEITSQVFETMGARATASSYGFDRFWRNVRVHSLHDPLDYKVRDIGQWLTRSVPPTPSLYS; this comes from the coding sequence ATGCCCAGTGAAGCCCGGCAACTGCACCAGAATGCGGAATCGCTACTCGATGTGCGCCTGTTCCCTGTGGATTTCGGCAATCTCACTGCCAAGGTCGAGCGCCTGGCCCGCAAGCTTGCCGAGAATGCGGTCGCACGTGATCGCCAAGGTGGCCACGCGCACGCCGAGCGTGAGTTGATCCGTGAGAGCGGCCTGCTGGCCCTGGCCATACCGCAGCGCTTCGACGGGCTGGAGAAACCCTGGCCACAGATCTACCGCATCGTTCGCCACCTGGCTGCGGCCGACAGCTCCCTGGCCCATCTGTTCGCCTTCAACCACCTGCAGGTAGCGACAATTCTCCTGCATGGAAGCACCGAGCAGCAGCGCCATTGGCTGAGCCGTGCGGCGCACGAACGCTGGTTCTGGGGCAACGCAACCAACGGCCGCGACCTTGGGCTGCAACTGCAGAAACGCGAGGAACACTTTGAACTGAACGGTCGCAAGTCGTTCTGCTCCGGCGCCCTCGGCGCCGATGCCCTGGTGGTCAGTGCGCCACGCGGTGGCAGCACCAACGAGCGGGCATTCCTGGTGCTGCCGACCCAACGCGAGGGTCTGGCGATCAACGACGACTGGGACGCCTTCGGCCAACGCCAGACCGACAGCGGAACCGTGCAGTTCGAGAATGTCTTTGTCGATCGTGGTGAACTGCTGGTCTCCGGCGGCCAGAGCCCACGCAGCAGTCTGCGAGTCTGCGTATCGCAACTGATCCTCACCCAGCTCTACCTGGGTAATTCCCAGGCAGCTCTGGATGGCGCACTGCGTTATGTGCGCGAACAGGCGCGCCCCTGGCTCGGCACCGGAGTCAACGAAGCCAGCGAAGATCCCTTTATCCAGAAACGCTTCGGCGAGCTTTGGCTGCTCTATCGCGGCGCCCTGCTGCAAGCCGAACTGGCCGCCGAGCGCCTGCAACAGGCTTGGGACAAACCAGCCCTGAGCGCCGCCGAGCGCGGTGAAGTGGCCTTGCTGATCGCCGAGGCGCGAGTCGCCTCGGCCCGCGCCTCCCTTGAAATCACCAGCCAGGTGTTCGAAACCATGGGCGCCCGCGCCACCGCTTCGAGCTATGGATTCGACCGCTTCTGGCGCAATGTACGTGTCCACAGCCTGCACGATCCACTGGACTACAAGGTACGCGACATAGGCCAATGGCTGACCCGCAGCGTGCCACCAACACCTTCGCTGTACTCCTGA
- a CDS encoding sigma 54-interacting transcriptional regulator, with the protein MSHPEHSQHALLTFAESEKSPLSIRAKALVFVDPHSRQLREQANHLAASGLAVLIQGETGTGKELLARHIHRESERGGLFVAVSCSAISTRWGEAELFGHVAGAYVGGASSRAGWFGSANGGTLYLDEIGDLPLSLQEKLLTALETREVLRVGSAHAAPVDVRLVAATSIDLAQAVAAGKFNERLFRYLDEGRLPLPALRERPGDILPLAEYFLGIHAQRLGLAIPLIGAEAQVVLEQYPWHGNTRELENVVHFALLVSSGEEILPQHLNLPDNVPLRQIEQLLARLTEAERVQLRQRLL; encoded by the coding sequence ATGAGCCACCCCGAACACTCGCAGCATGCGCTGCTGACCTTCGCCGAGAGCGAGAAGAGCCCGCTGAGCATACGTGCCAAGGCACTGGTATTCGTCGATCCGCATTCGCGCCAGTTGCGCGAGCAGGCCAACCACCTGGCCGCCAGCGGGCTGGCTGTGCTGATCCAGGGGGAAACCGGCACTGGGAAGGAACTGCTGGCCCGGCACATTCATCGTGAAAGCGAGCGCGGCGGCCTGTTCGTCGCGGTCAGTTGCAGTGCCATCAGTACACGCTGGGGCGAGGCGGAGTTGTTCGGCCATGTCGCCGGTGCTTATGTCGGTGGTGCCAGCAGCCGGGCAGGATGGTTCGGCTCGGCCAATGGCGGCACCCTCTATCTCGACGAAATCGGCGACCTGCCGCTTTCCCTGCAGGAGAAGCTTCTGACGGCCCTGGAGACCCGCGAGGTGCTTCGGGTCGGTAGTGCCCATGCTGCACCCGTGGACGTGCGTCTGGTGGCTGCCACCAGCATCGACTTGGCTCAGGCGGTGGCGGCCGGCAAGTTTAACGAGCGGCTGTTCCGCTACCTCGATGAAGGCCGTCTACCGCTGCCGGCGCTACGGGAAAGGCCGGGTGACATCTTGCCGCTGGCCGAATACTTTCTCGGCATCCATGCTCAGCGCCTCGGTCTGGCCATTCCACTCATCGGTGCGGAGGCCCAAGTGGTATTGGAGCAGTACCCCTGGCATGGCAATACCCGCGAACTGGAGAACGTCGTTCACTTCGCCCTTCTGGTGAGCAGCGGCGAGGAAATTCTGCCGCAGCATCTCAATCTTCCGGATAACGTGCCCTTGCGGCAGATCGAGCAATTGCTGGCGCGACTCACGGAGGCCGAGCGCGTGCAGTTGCGTCAACGCCTGCTCTGA
- a CDS encoding aliphatic sulfonate ABC transporter substrate-binding protein, giving the protein MSRALFSRRSLLGFGLSLGLLAALPAQAETELRIGYQKSSTLISLLKSQGSLEKSLASQGLKVSWHEFASGQPLLEALNVGNIDLSADVADTVPVFAQAAGAQLTYFARETPSPAAQAIIVQDGSTLHSLADLKGKKVAVTKAAGAHYLLIAALAKANLTFSDIQPAYLTPADGRAAFENGKVDAWVIWEPFLSAAQHQLPTRTLADSKGLASYQRYYLTSTRFAKEHPQVLQTVYAELAKAGEWLRTHPVEGANILGPLWGNLDPAIVQQANSRRSYQVRPVLPSGLGEQQKIADAFLAEGLLPKRVNANDVAVWQPEAENAQ; this is encoded by the coding sequence ATGTCCCGTGCTCTATTCTCCCGTCGCAGCCTGCTCGGTTTTGGTCTGAGTCTCGGCCTGCTCGCCGCTCTGCCTGCCCAGGCCGAGACCGAGTTGCGTATTGGTTATCAGAAGTCCTCCACCCTGATCAGCCTGCTCAAGAGCCAGGGCTCCCTGGAAAAGTCCTTGGCCAGCCAGGGCCTCAAGGTCAGCTGGCATGAGTTCGCCAGCGGCCAGCCGCTGCTTGAAGCACTCAATGTCGGCAACATCGACCTGTCCGCCGATGTTGCAGACACTGTGCCGGTGTTCGCCCAGGCTGCTGGTGCCCAGCTCACCTACTTCGCCCGCGAAACGCCGTCACCGGCCGCACAGGCGATCATCGTCCAGGACGGCTCGACACTGCACAGCCTGGCCGACCTGAAAGGCAAGAAGGTGGCGGTGACCAAGGCGGCGGGTGCCCACTACCTGCTGATCGCCGCACTGGCCAAGGCCAATCTGACGTTCAGCGACATCCAGCCGGCCTACCTGACCCCGGCCGACGGCCGTGCCGCGTTCGAGAACGGCAAGGTCGATGCCTGGGTAATCTGGGAGCCCTTCCTCAGCGCCGCCCAGCATCAATTGCCGACCCGAACCCTGGCAGACAGCAAAGGCCTGGCCAGCTACCAACGCTACTACCTCACCAGTACCCGCTTCGCCAAGGAGCACCCGCAGGTGCTGCAGACCGTCTATGCCGAGCTGGCCAAGGCCGGTGAATGGCTGCGCACCCATCCGGTCGAAGGCGCGAACATCCTCGGACCGCTATGGGGGAACCTCGACCCGGCCATCGTCCAGCAAGCCAACAGCCGGCGTAGCTACCAAGTACGCCCGGTGTTACCCAGCGGCCTCGGCGAACAACAGAAGATCGCCGATGCCTTCCTCGCCGAGGGGCTGTTACCCAAGCGCGTGAACGCCAACGATGTCGCCGTCTGGCAGCCGGAGGCAGAAAATGCCCAGTGA
- a CDS encoding alpha/beta hydrolase: MASQNTHYLFLPGWQGSPDDHWQSHWQRSLPNSSRVEQEDWNNPDPHGWIAALEREVAVARGPLILVAHSLGCITVTRWTAQAPLASLHKVRGALLVAPADVERANCPEALRGFAPISRELLPFPSVLVGSDNDHAASASRALQLARDWGSQAAILPGAGHINVKSGHQRWEQGFAYLFRLQRQIEQLERLQA; the protein is encoded by the coding sequence ATGGCCAGTCAGAACACTCACTACCTGTTCCTACCAGGGTGGCAGGGTTCGCCAGACGACCACTGGCAAAGCCACTGGCAGCGCAGTCTGCCGAATTCCAGCCGGGTCGAGCAGGAGGATTGGAACAACCCTGATCCGCACGGCTGGATCGCCGCCCTGGAGCGGGAGGTGGCCGTCGCCCGAGGTCCGCTGATTCTGGTGGCCCACAGCCTCGGCTGCATCACTGTGACGCGCTGGACTGCGCAGGCGCCTTTGGCCTCGCTGCACAAGGTACGTGGCGCGCTGCTGGTGGCCCCGGCGGACGTTGAGCGGGCCAACTGCCCTGAGGCATTACGAGGCTTCGCGCCTATCTCACGCGAGTTGCTGCCCTTTCCCAGCGTGCTGGTGGGGTCGGACAACGACCACGCGGCCAGCGCGTCACGTGCTCTTCAACTGGCTCGCGACTGGGGCAGTCAGGCCGCCATTCTGCCGGGCGCCGGGCATATCAACGTGAAATCCGGCCACCAGCGCTGGGAGCAGGGCTTCGCCTACCTCTTTCGGCTGCAACGGCAGATCGAGCAATTGGAGCGCCTGCAGGCATGA
- a CDS encoding sulfate ABC transporter substrate-binding protein — protein sequence MSIRRFALASLAAALFSGQALAATEILNVSYDPTRELYQEYNAAFAKHWKAQGGDDVKVQQSHGGSGKQARAVIDGLKADVVTLALAGDIDELHKLGKLIPEDWQSRLPQSSTPYTSTIVFLVRKGNPEGIKDWDDLIKPGVEVITPNPKTSGGARWNFLAAWAYAQQKYGSEAKAQEFVEKLYKNVPVLDTGARGSTITFVNNQIGDVLLAWENEAFLALKEQGGENFEIVAPSLSILAEPPVSVVDRNVDKKGTRKVAEAYLQYLYSEEGQRIAAKNFYRPRNEKVAAEFASQFPQLKLVTIDKDFGGWKSAQPKFFNDGGIFDKIYQAH from the coding sequence ATGTCCATCCGCCGTTTCGCCCTGGCCAGCCTGGCCGCCGCCCTGTTCTCCGGCCAGGCCCTCGCGGCCACCGAGATCCTCAACGTGTCCTACGACCCGACCCGCGAGCTCTACCAGGAATACAACGCCGCCTTCGCCAAGCATTGGAAGGCCCAGGGCGGCGACGATGTGAAGGTCCAGCAATCCCACGGCGGCTCAGGCAAGCAGGCCCGTGCCGTGATCGACGGCCTGAAGGCCGACGTGGTGACCCTGGCGCTGGCCGGCGATATCGACGAACTGCACAAGCTGGGCAAGCTGATTCCCGAGGACTGGCAGAGCCGCCTGCCACAGTCCAGCACCCCTTACACCTCGACCATCGTGTTCCTGGTGCGCAAGGGCAACCCGGAAGGCATCAAGGATTGGGATGACCTGATCAAGCCGGGCGTGGAAGTGATCACCCCCAACCCGAAGACCTCCGGCGGCGCGCGCTGGAACTTCCTCGCCGCCTGGGCCTACGCCCAGCAGAAGTACGGCAGCGAGGCCAAGGCGCAGGAGTTCGTCGAGAAGCTGTACAAGAACGTCCCGGTGCTGGACACCGGAGCCCGTGGCTCGACCATCACCTTCGTCAACAACCAGATCGGCGACGTGCTGCTGGCCTGGGAGAACGAAGCCTTCCTGGCCCTCAAGGAGCAGGGTGGCGAGAACTTCGAGATCGTCGCCCCCAGCCTGTCGATCCTCGCCGAGCCGCCGGTATCCGTGGTGGACAGGAACGTCGACAAGAAGGGTACCCGCAAGGTGGCCGAGGCCTACCTGCAGTACCTGTACAGCGAGGAAGGCCAGCGCATCGCGGCGAAGAACTTCTACCGCCCGCGCAACGAGAAAGTCGCCGCGGAGTTCGCCAGCCAGTTCCCGCAGCTGAAGCTGGTGACCATCGACAAGGACTTCGGCGGCTGGAAGAGCGCCCAACCCAAGTTCTTCAACGATGGCGGCATCTTCGACAAGATCTACCAAGCTCACTAA
- a CDS encoding OprD family porin has translation MNTSTLVLAVALGVVAQQASAAGFVEDSKATLGLRNFYINQDTRNADANTQEEWGQGFQFNYTSGFTDGTVGFGVDALGLLGVKLDSGRGRHGNPDSSKYGGSVFPTDENGRAVDDFSSLGLTGKVRISKTEARVGTLQPKLPVVTFNDGRLLPQTFEGGQITSTEIDNLTLIGGQLEHAKGRNSSNNEGLSIGGANNAETGQFSNKFYYGGGDYKVGKDLLAQYYYGNLEDFYQQHFLGLIHNWAIGPGALKTDLRYFRSDSDGKNGSAAGRAEGYRSSGYWKAGDADRGEVDNATWSALFTYSLAGHALSAGYQQVEGDSNFPFLNQGDGATAYLITDRQIGKFISAGERTWLAEYTYDFAGFGVPGLKATVTYLSGDNIDSANGEKKEWERDIRLDYVLQEGAFKGLGVSWRNATLRGNTSTADQDENRLILSYSLPIL, from the coding sequence ATGAATACGTCCACCCTGGTTCTGGCCGTCGCCCTCGGCGTAGTCGCCCAGCAGGCTTCCGCCGCCGGTTTCGTCGAAGACAGCAAGGCTACCCTCGGCCTGCGCAATTTCTATATCAACCAGGACACCCGCAACGCGGACGCCAACACCCAGGAAGAATGGGGCCAGGGCTTTCAGTTCAACTACACCTCCGGCTTCACCGATGGCACTGTCGGTTTCGGCGTCGACGCCCTGGGCCTGCTCGGCGTCAAGCTGGATTCCGGCAGGGGCCGCCACGGCAACCCGGACTCCAGCAAGTACGGCGGCAGCGTTTTTCCCACCGATGAGAACGGTCGTGCGGTGGACGACTTCAGCAGTCTGGGCTTGACCGGCAAGGTGCGCATCTCCAAGACCGAGGCACGTGTCGGCACCCTGCAGCCCAAGCTGCCGGTGGTGACCTTCAACGACGGTCGTCTGCTGCCACAGACTTTCGAGGGCGGGCAGATCACCTCCACCGAGATCGACAATCTGACCCTGATCGGTGGCCAACTGGAGCACGCCAAGGGGCGCAACTCGAGCAACAACGAGGGGCTGTCCATCGGCGGCGCCAACAATGCCGAGACCGGTCAGTTCAGCAACAAGTTCTACTACGGCGGTGGCGACTACAAGGTCGGCAAGGACCTGCTGGCGCAGTACTACTACGGTAACCTGGAAGACTTCTACCAGCAGCACTTCCTCGGCCTGATCCACAACTGGGCCATTGGTCCGGGCGCGCTGAAGACCGACCTGCGCTACTTCCGCAGCGATTCCGATGGCAAGAACGGCAGTGCCGCAGGGCGCGCCGAAGGCTATCGCAGCAGTGGCTACTGGAAAGCCGGCGATGCCGACAGAGGTGAGGTCGACAACGCCACCTGGAGTGCCTTGTTCACCTACAGCCTTGCCGGCCACGCGCTGAGCGCCGGCTACCAACAGGTCGAAGGCGACAGCAACTTCCCCTTCCTTAACCAGGGCGACGGCGCTACCGCCTACCTGATCACCGATCGCCAGATCGGCAAGTTCATCTCTGCAGGCGAGCGCACCTGGCTGGCCGAGTACACCTATGACTTCGCCGGGTTCGGTGTGCCGGGCCTGAAGGCCACTGTTACCTACCTGTCCGGCGACAACATTGACTCGGCCAACGGCGAGAAGAAGGAGTGGGAGCGCGACATCCGTCTTGACTACGTGCTGCAGGAAGGAGCCTTCAAAGGCCTCGGCGTCTCCTGGCGCAACGCCACCCTGCGCGGTAACACCAGCACGGCAGACCAGGACGAGAACCGCCTGATCCTCAGCTACAGCCTGCCGATCCTCTGA
- the oscA gene encoding sulfur starvation response protein OscA, with amino-acid sequence MSVTLRSLEGQDEASILREIQAALHNLRFGAVEITVHNGQVVQIERKEKFRLQPQTNKPA; translated from the coding sequence ATGAGCGTCACGCTGAGAAGCCTCGAAGGTCAGGACGAAGCCAGCATCCTGCGTGAAATCCAGGCCGCCCTGCACAACCTGCGCTTTGGCGCGGTGGAGATCACCGTGCACAACGGCCAGGTGGTGCAGATCGAGCGCAAGGAAAAATTCCGCCTGCAACCCCAGACCAACAAACCTGCCTGA
- the cysT gene encoding sulfate ABC transporter permease subunit CysT: protein MSRRISPVIPGFGLTLGYTLVYLSLLVLIPLGAMFVHAAQLSWAEFWAIISAPRVLAALKLSFGTALAAAVLNGVIGTLLAWVLVRYSFPGRKIIDAMIDLPFALPTAVAGIALTALYAPAGLVGQFATGLGFKIAYTPLGITLALTFVTLPFVVRTLQPVLADIPREVEEAAACLGAKPLQVFRHVLLPALLPAWLTGFALAFARGVGEYGSVIFIAGNMPMKTEILPLLIMVKLDQYDYTGATAIGVLMLVVSFLLLLLINLLQRRIERP from the coding sequence ATGTCACGCCGCATTTCCCCCGTCATACCCGGCTTCGGGCTGACGCTGGGCTACACCCTGGTGTACCTCAGCCTGTTGGTGCTGATTCCCCTGGGTGCCATGTTCGTGCACGCCGCCCAGCTCAGCTGGGCCGAATTCTGGGCCATCATCAGCGCACCCCGGGTGCTGGCCGCCCTCAAGCTCAGCTTCGGCACCGCGCTCGCCGCCGCCGTGCTCAACGGTGTGATCGGCACCCTGCTGGCCTGGGTACTGGTGCGCTACAGCTTCCCCGGGCGCAAGATCATCGACGCAATGATCGACCTGCCCTTCGCCCTGCCCACTGCAGTCGCCGGCATCGCCCTCACCGCGCTCTATGCGCCGGCCGGTCTGGTTGGCCAGTTCGCCACCGGGCTCGGCTTCAAGATCGCCTATACCCCGCTGGGCATCACCCTGGCGCTGACCTTCGTCACCCTGCCCTTCGTGGTGCGCACCCTGCAACCGGTGCTGGCGGATATCCCGCGCGAGGTCGAGGAAGCCGCCGCCTGCCTGGGCGCGAAGCCCCTGCAGGTGTTCCGCCACGTGCTGCTGCCGGCCCTGCTGCCCGCCTGGCTGACCGGCTTCGCCCTGGCCTTCGCCCGGGGCGTGGGCGAGTACGGCTCGGTGATCTTCATCGCCGGCAACATGCCGATGAAGACCGAGATCCTGCCGCTGCTGATCATGGTCAAGCTGGACCAGTACGACTACACCGGCGCCACCGCCATCGGCGTGCTGATGCTGGTGGTGTCCTTCCTCCTGCTGCTGCTGATCAACCTGCTGCAGCGCCGCATCGAACGCCCGTAA